A single Chryseobacterium sp. DNA region contains:
- a CDS encoding transketolase: protein MSKSIEELKSLTTQIRRDILRMVHAVNSGHPGGSLGCTEYFTALYGKVMNYHLPFTMEGKNEDHFYLSNGHISPVFYSTLARFDFFPAEELNTFRKLDSRLQGHPTTHEGLPGIRIASGSLGQGLSVALGVAEGKKLDGDQSLVYSLHGDGELQEGQIWEALMYAAAKKVDNIISTIDYNGRQIDGDTDDVLSLGNLHAKLEAFGWIVLEEKNGNDLEAVIAILEKAKTETGKGKPVAIILHTEMGYGVDYMMGSHAWHGKAPNDEQLNTAFKQLYLEAPTDY, encoded by the coding sequence ATGAGTAAAAGTATTGAAGAGTTAAAATCTCTTACTACACAGATCAGAAGAGACATTTTAAGAATGGTTCATGCTGTTAATTCAGGACACCCGGGTGGAAGTTTAGGTTGCACAGAATACTTCACCGCACTTTACGGAAAGGTGATGAACTATCATCTTCCTTTTACGATGGAAGGAAAAAATGAAGATCATTTTTATTTGTCAAACGGGCACATTTCACCGGTTTTCTACTCTACTTTGGCAAGATTTGATTTCTTCCCGGCAGAAGAGCTGAACACCTTCAGAAAACTGGATTCAAGATTACAGGGTCACCCAACCACTCATGAGGGGCTTCCAGGTATCAGAATCGCTTCAGGTTCTCTTGGACAGGGACTTTCTGTAGCTCTTGGAGTTGCTGAAGGCAAAAAATTAGACGGAGACCAGTCTCTTGTTTACTCTCTTCACGGAGATGGTGAACTTCAGGAAGGTCAGATCTGGGAAGCTTTGATGTATGCTGCTGCTAAAAAAGTAGACAACATCATCTCTACGATTGATTACAACGGACGTCAGATTGATGGAGATACAGATGATGTATTAAGCCTGGGAAATCTTCATGCCAAACTTGAAGCATTCGGATGGATTGTTTTAGAAGAAAAGAACGGTAACGATCTTGAAGCTGTCATCGCAATCCTTGAGAAAGCAAAAACTGAAACAGGAAAAGGAAAACCTGTAGCTATTATTCTTCATACAGAAATGGGATACGGAGTTGACTATATGATGGGTTCTCACGCTTGGCACGGAAAAGCTCCTAATGACGAACAGTTGAATAC